DNA from Bacillota bacterium:
GGCCGTCGGCCGATATTGGCCACCCCCGCCCGGTCAGTCCCGCCGACCTTGCTTCCGACGACGTAGACGCCGTTGGCCGGCACCACCCGGTCGCTCGGGATGGCCAGGTTGGCCGTGGGAAAGCCGAGCCCTGCCCCCCGCCCGTCGCCGTGGCCTACGGTCCCCCTGATGACGTATGGCCGGCCCAGCATCTGAGCCGCCACCTCGACGGCCCCCTGGGCGATCTGCCGCCGTACGGCCGTGCTCGATACGGTCACACTGTGGCAGCGGAAGGCCGGCATCACCTCGACCTGCATCCCGGCCGCTCGCCCAAGTTCGAGGAGGATCTGTGGAGTGCCTTGTCCGCCGGCTCCGAAGGAGAAATTGAAGCCGATCATCACCAGGGATGCCCCGAGGGTATCCCTGAGGGTCCGCCCGACGAAATCGGCCGGCGTCGTCCGGGCAAATTCCTTGTCAAAAGCCTGCACATAGAGGGTCTGCACGCCGGTGGCCCCGATCAACGCGACCT
Protein-coding regions in this window:
- a CDS encoding bifunctional riboflavin kinase/FAD synthetase, yielding VAIGVFDGVHLGHQKLLLEVVARAQARGFESLALTFEPHPLKVLRPAAAPALLTSFDEKVALIGATGVQTLYVQAFDKEFARTTPADFVGRTLRDTLGASLVMIGFNFSFGAGGQGTPQILLELGRAAGMQVEVMPAFRCHSVTVSSTAVRRQIAQGAVEVAAQMLGRPYVIRGTVGHGDGRGAGLGFPTANLAIPSDRVVPANGVYVVGSKVGGTDRAGVANIGRRPTFGVGERGLEVHLLDFQGDLYGMEAEVALFKRLREEMTFGSAEELKKQVNRDIRRARELLAPGLSPFYNPTSMC